DNA sequence from the Candidatus Paceibacterota bacterium genome:
TTCGGAAAAAGAATTTGAAAAAGTCTCTCCGCTTTTTTTGCCGAAAATGGCTTTCGCTTTCGCGTCTGTTTTGCTCCTCTTTTTCGGAATTCAGGTTGATTCGTCAAATGTCAAATCAGTCGTCCGCCAATTTGGCGGAGCGTATGCGTCGCTTCCAAGTTCTTTTTCAAATGCAGAAAACGCTTCTCTCTGCCTTGCTTCTTCTTATTCGGAACTTTTTGAAAAGACTGGAAATAAAATTGTCGGATGTTTTTTTGCCGGAAGGGAAGGCGGCGGATTATTTTTTAATAACGCTTCCCGTCTCGCGTTCGGTGTTTATTCAAACACCGCTTCCTGGTCTTTTGGCGCGCTGCCGGCGTTGGCTCGAAACATTGGAGATTCCGCGGTTTTGATAAGCGGAGCGGAATACTCGCCGCGGCATTTTCTTTCATCGATTTCATCCGCGGTTGAAAAAAATATAGCGGATTCTCTTTTGTCCGATTACAGCGAGGCTGTAGAGATTTATCCTGAAAATAATTTAGGATATATTTTTTCTTATCCTCCGGAAGGATGGCTTCCCGCTAAATTTTCAAAAATGGGGATATCTGTCGGAAATTCCGCAGTGAGAGCCCGGGAATTTGTGGCTGAAAAAATTATATCAAGGGGATTATCGACGGAATTTTTGGAGATGAAAGATTCCGCCACCGGAGAAATATGGTGCGTGAAAATATCCAAAGGAGTTTGGGATAAAACAAAAGGGCTTTGCTCCGAAGGAGAATAATTTTTAGTGAACCGAGCAGGTGATGCAGGGGTCGTAAGCGCGCACCAGCATTTCCAGAAGGCGTTCCGTTTTTTCGCGGGACGCGTTTTTGTTTTGTTTTAGAAGTTCGCTTGCGCTTTTTTCTATTGATGTGAGATTTTGCACCGTCGGCGTGATAATGTTGGCGTAAGTTATTATATTTTTTTCGTCAAAATGGAGCTCGTGGTAAAGCCCTCCGCGCGGAGCTTCTATCGCGCCGATTCCCGCGCCCTCTTTAATTTTAATGAAGGAGGGTTTGTCGTTTTCCAGTTTAATTTTCAATAATTTTTCAAGAATTTCTTCGGCCTCTTTGCGGTATAAAAGAATTTCTATCGCCTGCGCCAAATTGTTGTGAAAAGGATTTTCAAAATCAAGAAACGAGCGCAGGTTCCCATCCGGAAGAAAATGATAAAGCCTTGCCAAAGAACCGACAAATATTTCCCGTTTTTTATATGAGCCGAATTTGGCGGTGGAATTTTCCCGGATTTCTTCTTCAATATCTCTTTTGTAGTCTTTTATCTCCGTTTTTTCTCCCTTGCCGGATAAAATTATTTTTGATTCCTCGTCTATCGCCAGAAATTCAAGACTGACCTTAAGAGCGGGGAATTTTATTCCTAGACAGATTTTTAGAGCGAGTTCCGCTGACGTCCTGGTTTTTTTAATTTTATTTAAAAGTTCTTCAAGCTGTTTTTTTGCCGGGATTTTATGAAATCCGCCGATTGCCGTTGTTGTCGGGTGGACGTTTCTTCCCGCGACGACGAAAGCGATGTCATCGGAAACTTCTTTTATGGCGAGAGCCGCCTGAAAAGCTTTTGGATTTTTCGCGGCAAGTTCGGTGCCCCTGTCTATTCCCAGATAATCGGGGAGAGCGAGAAAAAACAAGTGAAGGCTGTGGCTTTGAAGCATTTGTCCGCAAACCATAAGTTCGCGTAAAAGTTTTGATGTTTCGCTTATTTTTATTTCTAGTCCGGCTTCGCATGCCGCGAGAGAGGCGAGATTATGGGCAATGGGGCAGACTCCGCAAATCCGCGGAGTTATCCAGTGTGATTCTTCAAGCGTTCTGCCCACAAGCATTCCTTCAAAAAGTCGTTCGCCTTCGTGAGTGCGGAGTTTTACTTCTTCTTTATCCCAATCGACGTTTAAACTGCCGTGACCTTCTATTTTCGCTATAAATTTATCCGTTTCCATTTTGTTTATCTTGTTTGTTTAAAAACATTGAAAAATATGAGTTTATCTCTTCTTCGGTGGCTATTTTTTTTAGCGTTTTTCTAAGTCCTTCTACGTTCGCGCCTTCGCGGATTCCAAAACATCCGTAGCACGGCGAACCGCCCGAAATGCAGATTGCCCCGCATCCGCCCTGGGTTATCGGTCCCAAGCACGGTTTGCCTGAAATTATCCGGCATTGGTTCTGTTTTACTTTGCAGTCAAAACAAACCGAATACGGCCTGTATGAAGGTTTTCTGCCTAAAAGAAGTTCTTCAAAGATTCTTATGACTTCATCGGCGTTAACCGGGCATCCGTGAATCATAAAATCGACTTTTACGTATGCGGAGAGGGGAAGCGCGTCGATGCCTTTCGGTTTATATTCCGGCG
Encoded proteins:
- a CDS encoding nickel-dependent hydrogenase large subunit, translated to METDKFIAKIEGHGSLNVDWDKEEVKLRTHEGERLFEGMLVGRTLEESHWITPRICGVCPIAHNLASLAACEAGLEIKISETSKLLRELMVCGQMLQSHSLHLFFLALPDYLGIDRGTELAAKNPKAFQAALAIKEVSDDIAFVVAGRNVHPTTTAIGGFHKIPAKKQLEELLNKIKKTRTSAELALKICLGIKFPALKVSLEFLAIDEESKIILSGKGEKTEIKDYKRDIEEEIRENSTAKFGSYKKREIFVGSLARLYHFLPDGNLRSFLDFENPFHNNLAQAIEILLYRKEAEEILEKLLKIKLENDKPSFIKIKEGAGIGAIEAPRGGLYHELHFDEKNIITYANIITPTVQNLTSIEKSASELLKQNKNASREKTERLLEMLVRAYDPCITCSVH
- a CDS encoding helix-turn-helix domain-containing protein, which gives rise to MNKGNIQDTNIDKLPIKEAAKIYGYTEQHLSLLCRTGELKAERDGKKWFTRKKWMEDYMEKLKEQYKRQENYFTILRRGGKIPVFSGEKFLTANLLRENENPAPGWDWDKALLGTDFELESGQTLSEVISGEEPAVVSKQDIDAQDVSVSEKEFEKVSPLFLPKMAFAFASVLLLFFGIQVDSSNVKSVVRQFGGAYASLPSSFSNAENASLCLASSYSELFEKTGNKIVGCFFAGREGGGLFFNNASRLAFGVYSNTASWSFGALPALARNIGDSAVLISGAEYSPRHFLSSISSAVEKNIADSLLSDYSEAVEIYPENNLGYIFSYPPEGWLPAKFSKMGISVGNSAVRAREFVAEKIISRGLSTEFLEMKDSATGEIWCVKISKGVWDKTKGLCSEGE